A stretch of Allostreptomyces psammosilenae DNA encodes these proteins:
- a CDS encoding type B 50S ribosomal protein L31, whose translation MKPGIHPEYRPVVFRDRTAGFAFLTRSTAVTERTVEWEDGNTYPVVDVEISSASHPFYTGTARVLDTAGRVERFERRYGRRR comes from the coding sequence ATGAAGCCCGGCATCCACCCCGAGTACCGCCCCGTCGTCTTCCGCGACCGCACGGCGGGCTTCGCCTTCCTCACCCGCTCCACCGCCGTCACCGAGCGGACCGTGGAGTGGGAGGACGGCAACACCTACCCCGTCGTGGACGTGGAGATCTCCTCCGCGAGCCACCCCTTCTACACCGGCACCGCGCGGGTGCTGGACACCGCCGGCCGCGTCGAGCGCTTCGAGCGCCGCTACGGCCGTCGCCGCTGA
- a CDS encoding MIP/aquaporin family protein: MPMRFHDRGLAAELAAEFAGTLILILFGCGVVAQVSAAGVGDHDSIAWAWGLGVALGAYTAGRISGAHLNPAVSVALALFRGFAWRKVLPYSLAQTAGAFVAALLVRWNYSEVLAAADPGHTLKTQGVFSTLPGNGTFPVSQYGALRDQIIGTAILVFLVLVLTDLRNTPPLANLGPVLIGLVVVAVGMGWGTNAGYAINPARDLGPRLASFLTGYQGAWRDQYGDLYFWVPIVGPLLGAVVGGALFRWFVGSGLDRLERLAAEPARPEGVRPQAVPPKASRPAGKRRGRR, encoded by the coding sequence ATGCCGATGAGGTTCCACGACCGCGGCCTGGCGGCTGAGCTGGCGGCGGAGTTCGCCGGCACGCTGATCCTGATCCTCTTCGGCTGCGGCGTGGTGGCCCAGGTCTCGGCCGCCGGGGTCGGCGACCACGACAGCATCGCCTGGGCCTGGGGCCTGGGCGTGGCCCTGGGCGCCTACACGGCGGGACGGATCAGCGGGGCGCACCTGAACCCGGCCGTGTCGGTCGCGCTGGCGCTCTTCCGGGGCTTCGCCTGGCGCAAGGTGCTGCCCTACTCCCTGGCCCAGACCGCCGGGGCGTTCGTGGCGGCGCTGCTGGTGCGCTGGAACTACAGCGAGGTGCTGGCGGCGGCCGATCCCGGCCACACCCTGAAGACCCAGGGGGTGTTCTCCACGCTCCCCGGCAACGGCACCTTCCCGGTGAGCCAGTACGGCGCGCTGCGGGACCAGATCATCGGCACGGCCATCCTGGTCTTCCTGGTGCTGGTCCTCACCGACCTGCGCAACACGCCGCCGCTGGCCAACCTCGGCCCGGTCCTGATCGGGCTGGTCGTGGTGGCCGTCGGCATGGGCTGGGGCACCAACGCCGGCTACGCGATCAACCCGGCCCGCGACCTCGGCCCCCGCCTGGCCAGCTTCCTCACCGGCTACCAGGGCGCCTGGCGCGACCAGTACGGGGACCTGTATTTCTGGGTGCCGATCGTCGGTCCGCTGCTCGGCGCGGTGGTCGGCGGAGCGCTGTTCCGCTGGTTCGTCGGCTCCGGCCTGGACCGTCTGGAACGGCTGGCGGCGGAGCCGGCCCGCCCGGAGGGGGTACGCCCGCAGGCGGTGCCGCCGAAGGCCAGCCGCCCGGCCGGGAAGCGGCGGGGCCGGCGGTGA
- the rpmG gene encoding 50S ribosomal protein L33 produces the protein MARNELRPIIKLRSTAGTGYTYVTRKNRRNDPDRLQLRKYDPVARQHVLFREER, from the coding sequence GTGGCACGCAACGAACTCCGGCCGATCATCAAGCTCCGCTCCACGGCGGGCACCGGCTACACCTACGTGACCCGGAAGAACCGCCGGAACGACCCCGACCGGCTCCAGCTCCGCAAGTACGACCCGGTCGCCCGGCAGCACGTGCTCTTCCGCGAGGAGCGCTGA
- the rpsN gene encoding 30S ribosomal protein S14 — translation MAKKSKIARDEHRRAVVARHAERRAELKRLIAAPGVAPEVKEAAVRELARQPRDASPTRLRNRDAVDGRPRGHLRKFGLSRVRFRQEAHAGHLPGVTKASW, via the coding sequence ATGGCCAAGAAGAGCAAGATCGCCCGCGACGAGCACCGCCGCGCCGTGGTGGCCCGCCACGCCGAACGCCGCGCGGAGCTGAAACGCCTGATCGCCGCCCCGGGGGTGGCGCCCGAGGTCAAGGAGGCGGCCGTCCGCGAACTGGCCCGCCAGCCCCGGGACGCCAGCCCCACCCGGCTGCGCAACCGCGACGCGGTGGACGGCCGCCCGCGCGGCCACCTGCGCAAGTTCGGGCTCTCCCGGGTCCGCTTCCGGCAGGAGGCGCACGCCGGCCACCTGCCCGGGGTGACCAAGGCGAGCTGGTGA
- the rpmB gene encoding 50S ribosomal protein L28 — protein MSAHCQVTGRKPAFGNQISHSHRRTRRRFDPNIQTKRYWLPSERRHVRLTLSAKGIKTVDRRGIEAVVAELRARGEKI, from the coding sequence GTGTCCGCGCACTGCCAGGTCACCGGCCGCAAACCGGCCTTCGGCAACCAGATCTCGCACTCCCACCGGCGCACCCGCCGCCGGTTCGACCCCAACATCCAGACCAAGCGCTACTGGCTGCCCAGCGAGCGCCGCCACGTCCGCCTCACCCTGAGCGCCAAGGGCATCAAGACCGTGGACCGCCGGGGCATCGAGGCCGTGGTCGCCGAGCTGCGCGCCCGGGGGGAGAAGATCTGA
- a CDS encoding inositol-3-phosphate synthase, producing the protein MTAPTPSDPRPGTGATPAPGRTGVWFVGARGSVATTAVVGAAAVRSGLAPTTGLVAEHPDLGHAGLPPLDALVFGGHDVTSTPLRKRAEELAAGGVLPGALPRLVAADLDAADAEIRPGLLAATPGSTPTRTATGPATGTAGGERPADAVDRIAADLADFRARHRLERVVVVNVASTEPPLPARPEHTTWAALRRALDRGAGVLPPSSLYACAAFQAGCPFVDFTPSTGARLPALEELAATRGLPWAGSDGKTGETLLKSVLGPMFATRRLAVRAWSGTNLLGGGDGATLADPANAAGKLASKQRVLAGTLGEAVDGEVHIDNVAALGDWKTAWDHVLFEGFLGVRMTLQFTWQGCDSALAAPLVLDLARFTARAHQVGMTGPLSGLGFFFKDPAGDAGHALHEQYLALRALADRLAAGPRSPEPAASDASTASDASTASARTTEDGR; encoded by the coding sequence ATGACAGCCCCCACCCCCTCCGACCCGCGGCCCGGCACCGGGGCCACCCCCGCCCCCGGCCGAACCGGCGTGTGGTTCGTCGGCGCCCGCGGCTCGGTCGCCACCACCGCCGTCGTCGGCGCCGCCGCCGTGCGCTCCGGCCTGGCGCCGACCACCGGCCTGGTCGCCGAGCACCCCGACCTCGGCCACGCCGGCCTGCCCCCGCTGGACGCCCTGGTCTTCGGCGGACACGACGTCACCAGCACGCCGCTGCGCAAGCGCGCCGAGGAACTCGCCGCCGGCGGCGTCCTGCCCGGCGCCCTGCCGCGCCTGGTCGCCGCCGACCTCGACGCGGCCGACGCCGAGATCCGCCCCGGCCTGCTCGCCGCCACCCCCGGATCCACCCCCACCAGGACCGCAACCGGCCCGGCGACCGGGACGGCGGGCGGCGAACGCCCGGCCGACGCCGTCGACCGGATCGCCGCCGACCTGGCGGACTTCCGCGCCCGCCACCGGCTGGAGCGCGTCGTCGTGGTCAACGTCGCCTCCACCGAACCCCCGCTGCCCGCCCGCCCGGAACACACCACCTGGGCCGCGCTGCGCCGCGCCCTCGACCGCGGAGCCGGCGTGCTGCCGCCGAGCTCCCTGTACGCCTGCGCCGCCTTCCAGGCCGGCTGCCCCTTCGTCGACTTCACCCCCTCCACCGGCGCCCGGCTGCCCGCCCTGGAAGAACTGGCCGCCACCCGCGGCCTACCCTGGGCCGGCAGCGACGGCAAGACCGGGGAGACCCTGCTGAAGTCGGTGCTCGGGCCGATGTTCGCCACCCGCCGGCTGGCCGTGCGGGCGTGGTCCGGCACCAACCTGCTCGGCGGCGGGGACGGCGCCACCCTGGCCGACCCGGCCAACGCCGCCGGCAAGCTCGCCTCCAAGCAGCGGGTCCTCGCCGGCACCCTGGGCGAGGCGGTCGACGGCGAGGTGCACATCGACAACGTCGCCGCCCTCGGCGACTGGAAGACCGCCTGGGACCACGTGCTCTTCGAGGGCTTCCTCGGGGTGCGGATGACCCTCCAGTTCACCTGGCAGGGCTGCGACTCCGCGCTGGCCGCCCCACTCGTCCTCGACCTGGCCCGGTTCACGGCGCGCGCCCACCAGGTCGGGATGACCGGACCGCTGTCCGGGCTCGGCTTCTTCTTCAAGGACCCGGCCGGGGACGCCGGACACGCCCTGCACGAGCAGTACCTGGCGCTGCGCGCCCTCGCCGACCGGCTCGCCGCCGGTCCGCGCAGCCCGGAACCCGCCGCCTCCGACGCCTCTACCGCCTCCGATGCCTCCACCGCCTCCGCCCGGACCACGGAGGACGGGCGATGA
- a CDS encoding SCO3242 family prenyltransferase, with protein MSTPTVLSARAVLRSVRRQLTGARHRAAAADGAGTGPVPRPAPLAATPPAPTPTPTGPAPLLPAPGVLAELVRLPAVFTAPGDVLAGAAWAGYPYGARGTAALAACSACLYLGGMALNDWADREVDAEERPERPIPSGRVRPGAAFGVAAGLTAAGLGIAWWGTRSRSATAGALAVAATAWSYDLLAAGRRGGPATIAAARGLNVLLGAGPRRATAAAVPAALTAVHVHGVTRLSLDEVTGSTVARVDAALRTTLAVTAGAALSAAAPSAAPRSQALARLRPRTPPANLPVTLATAGLAAGFAAAAGRPLLTARRVPGPGQVRGAVGEGVRALPLLQATLAAAAGSPLAALPLLGRWAARRTAARLRRAVIT; from the coding sequence ATGAGCACCCCCACCGTCCTGTCGGCCCGCGCCGTGCTGCGATCGGTGCGCCGTCAGCTGACCGGGGCGCGGCACCGGGCGGCCGCGGCGGACGGCGCCGGCACCGGGCCGGTGCCCCGCCCCGCCCCGCTCGCCGCCACACCCCCCGCACCGACCCCCACCCCGACCGGGCCGGCGCCGCTGCTGCCCGCCCCCGGTGTGCTGGCCGAACTCGTCCGGCTGCCCGCCGTGTTCACCGCCCCCGGCGACGTCCTGGCCGGGGCCGCCTGGGCCGGGTACCCGTACGGCGCGCGGGGCACCGCGGCGCTCGCCGCCTGCTCGGCCTGCCTCTATCTGGGCGGTATGGCGCTCAATGACTGGGCGGACCGTGAGGTGGACGCCGAGGAGCGGCCGGAGCGGCCCATCCCGTCGGGGCGGGTGCGGCCCGGGGCGGCGTTCGGTGTCGCCGCGGGGCTGACCGCCGCGGGCCTCGGCATCGCCTGGTGGGGCACCCGCTCCCGTTCGGCGACCGCCGGCGCGCTGGCGGTCGCCGCCACGGCCTGGAGCTACGACCTGCTCGCCGCCGGCCGGCGCGGCGGACCGGCCACCATCGCCGCGGCCCGCGGGCTCAACGTGCTGCTCGGCGCCGGCCCCCGCCGGGCGACGGCCGCCGCCGTCCCGGCCGCCCTCACCGCCGTCCACGTCCACGGGGTGACCCGGCTGAGCCTGGACGAGGTGACCGGCTCCACCGTGGCCCGGGTGGACGCGGCCCTGCGGACCACGCTCGCCGTGACCGCCGGCGCCGCCCTCTCCGCCGCCGCCCCGTCAGCCGCCCCGCGCTCCCAGGCCCTGGCCCGCCTCCGGCCCCGGACACCACCGGCCAACCTCCCGGTCACCCTGGCCACCGCCGGCCTCGCCGCCGGCTTCGCCGCCGCGGCCGGGCGGCCGCTGCTGACCGCCCGCCGAGTCCCCGGCCCCGGCCAGGTACGCGGGGCGGTGGGGGAGGGCGTGCGGGCGCTGCCGCTGCTCCAGGCGACGCTGGCCGCCGCGGCCGGCTCCCCGCTCGCCGCGCTGCCCCTGCTCGGCCGCTGGGCGGCCCGCCGCACGGCGGCCCGCCTGCGCCGCGCCGTCATCACCTGA
- the glpK gene encoding glycerol kinase GlpK — MADYIGAVDQGTTSTRFMVFDHGGNEVARHQLEHEQILPRSGWVEHNPVEIWERTVAAITTTLHRSRLAPSDLAAVGITNQRETTVVWNRRTGRPYHNAIVWQDTRTDRIAQALERDGRGEVIRERAGLPPAAYFSAGKVQWLLENVPGLREDAERGDAVFGTTDTWVLWNLTGGVHGGVHVTDVTNASRTMLMDLRTLDWDEELLSFFGIPRAMLPTIRPSSWAEGYGGLDERGPLGGAVPVTAILGDQQAATVGQVCFSPGEAKNTYGTGNFLLLNTGTEPVASRSGLLTTVAYRFGEEPAVYALEGSIAVTGSAVQWLRDQLGIISGAAQSEALARQVPDNGGIYFVPAFSGLFAPYWRADARGAIVGLARYNTNAHLARATLEAICYQSRDVVEAMEADSGVALDVLRVDGGVTANDLCMQIQADVLGVPVSRPVVAETTALGAAYAAGLAVGFWRSTDELRANWNEDRRWEPAWSAERREEAYAGWKKAVRRTLDWVDTE, encoded by the coding sequence ATGGCGGACTACATCGGCGCGGTGGACCAGGGCACCACCAGCACCCGGTTCATGGTGTTCGACCACGGCGGCAACGAGGTGGCCCGGCACCAGCTGGAGCACGAGCAGATCCTGCCGCGCTCGGGCTGGGTGGAGCACAACCCGGTGGAGATCTGGGAGCGCACGGTGGCGGCGATCACCACCACCCTGCACCGCTCCCGCCTGGCGCCGAGCGACCTGGCCGCGGTCGGCATCACCAACCAGCGGGAGACCACGGTGGTGTGGAACCGCCGCACCGGCCGGCCGTACCACAACGCCATCGTCTGGCAGGACACCCGCACCGACCGGATCGCGCAGGCCCTGGAGCGGGACGGCCGCGGCGAGGTGATCCGCGAGCGCGCCGGGCTGCCGCCGGCCGCCTACTTCTCCGCCGGCAAGGTGCAGTGGCTGCTGGAGAACGTGCCGGGCCTGCGGGAGGACGCCGAACGCGGCGACGCCGTCTTCGGCACCACGGACACCTGGGTGCTGTGGAACCTGACCGGCGGGGTGCACGGCGGGGTGCACGTCACCGACGTCACCAACGCCAGCCGCACCATGCTGATGGACCTGCGCACCCTGGACTGGGACGAGGAACTGCTCTCCTTCTTCGGCATCCCGCGGGCGATGCTGCCCACCATCCGCCCCTCCTCCTGGGCAGAGGGCTACGGCGGGCTCGACGAGCGCGGCCCGCTGGGCGGGGCGGTGCCGGTGACGGCGATCCTCGGCGACCAGCAGGCGGCCACGGTGGGGCAGGTGTGCTTCTCCCCCGGCGAGGCGAAGAACACCTACGGCACCGGCAACTTCCTGCTGCTGAACACCGGCACGGAGCCGGTGGCCTCCAGGAGCGGGCTGCTCACCACGGTGGCCTACCGCTTCGGGGAGGAGCCGGCGGTCTACGCGCTGGAGGGCTCCATCGCGGTGACCGGCTCGGCCGTGCAGTGGCTGCGCGACCAGCTCGGCATCATCAGCGGGGCGGCGCAGAGCGAGGCGCTGGCCAGGCAGGTCCCGGACAACGGCGGCATCTACTTCGTTCCCGCCTTCTCCGGGCTCTTCGCGCCGTACTGGCGGGCCGACGCGCGCGGGGCGATCGTGGGCCTGGCCCGCTACAACACCAACGCGCACCTGGCCCGGGCCACCCTGGAGGCCATCTGCTACCAGAGCCGGGACGTGGTGGAGGCGATGGAGGCGGACTCCGGGGTGGCGCTGGACGTGCTGCGGGTCGACGGCGGGGTGACCGCCAACGACCTGTGCATGCAGATCCAGGCCGACGTGCTCGGCGTGCCGGTGAGCCGGCCGGTGGTGGCGGAGACCACGGCGCTGGGCGCGGCCTACGCGGCCGGGCTGGCGGTGGGTTTCTGGCGCAGCACCGACGAGCTGCGGGCCAACTGGAACGAGGACCGCCGCTGGGAGCCGGCCTGGAGCGCGGAGCGCCGCGAGGAGGCCTACGCCGGCTGGAAGAAGGCGGTCCGGCGCACGCTGGACTGGGTGGACACCGAGTAG
- a CDS encoding ThuA domain-containing protein, translated as MPRFTLPFPFHRAAGWRQRRARTLRTTGNGAAGPAAGAGVTSAAARPATRSGAPASGRRARALLGAGLAALLGASALAPAAVAAPDPAGADRLGGSLDVLVFSKTAGYRHDSIPTGIEAIRALGRANGFRVTATEDANVFNDRALRNYDTVVWLSTTGDVLDDAQQAAFERYINRGGGYVGIHAAADTEYDWPWYGELVGAYFKGHPPVQPATLHVEDHDHPSTAHLDATETKTDEWYAYRTNPRDSVHVLATLDEDSYDHGGGNNAMGGDHPISWCQEHDGGRAWYTGLGHTKEAWADRDFTASVLGGILTTAGRLPADCSSTVPDNFDQVALARGGDVLGEAMSLAVLPDGGVLTTARDGHVYYTREAGITTTAATIDVYTHDEEGLQGIQVDPDFARNRWVYLYYAPPLDTPAGDAPGSGTAEDFAAFAGYNQLSRVKFDPASGTLDMSTEQRILRVDTDRGLCCHVGGDIEFDAAGNLYLSTGDDTNPFESEGYSPLDDRPGRNPGYDARRTSGNTDDLRGKVLRIKVRPDGSYTVPDGNLFPPGTPGTRPEIYAMGFRNPFRISVDDATGTVWVGDYGPDADRPGERGPAGQVEFARVTEPGNYGWPFCTGTNTEAETYADYDFATGEVGPRFDCAGGPVNDSAHNTGLRDLPPAQPAWIAYDDCSVPEFGCGSESPAAGPVYDYDRRLKSDTKFPEHYDGQVFLYEYGRRWIKPTEVERDGSPGTIGSLPWSGTQPIDMTFGPDGSLYVLDYGTTWFAGDDNTALYRIDFTGGAHAPVPKVTADVGHGQAPLTVHLSAEGTTDPDGDTDLDYGWDLDADGTVDATGTETTHTFTDNGVHRPRLVVTDPSGRSAAATTTIIIGNTAPTIEFTTPTAGQFLNFGETVHYQLTVSDAEDAAIDCSRVKVTFALGHDSHTHNLNEASGCSGTITTGSAEGHDTSQNVFGLLIASYTDAGGGEGIPSLTGTGTVVLPNKHKQAEYASRISGGTTAQRAGAEGGYAVTGLEPGDWISYDPMDFAGIDTFSLRASTAVEGGSVEVRAGAPDGPLVAGPITLPATGAGSWADTAPAPVTDTGGEATVFLVYQGPPGSSAEFDAITVTGRGAATG; from the coding sequence GTGCCTCGGTTCACCCTCCCCTTCCCGTTCCACCGGGCCGCCGGCTGGCGCCAGCGGCGTGCCCGCACCCTCCGTACCACCGGCAACGGCGCCGCCGGACCCGCCGCGGGAGCCGGCGTGACATCCGCCGCCGCGAGACCCGCCACGAGATCCGGCGCCCCGGCCTCCGGGCGCCGTGCCCGCGCGCTGCTCGGCGCGGGTCTCGCCGCGCTGCTCGGCGCCTCCGCGCTGGCCCCGGCGGCCGTCGCCGCCCCCGACCCGGCCGGGGCGGACCGCCTCGGCGGCTCCCTCGACGTGCTGGTGTTCAGCAAGACCGCCGGATACCGGCACGACTCCATCCCCACCGGCATCGAGGCCATCCGCGCGCTCGGTCGGGCGAACGGCTTCCGGGTCACCGCCACCGAGGATGCAAACGTCTTCAACGACCGCGCGCTGCGGAACTACGACACCGTCGTGTGGCTCTCCACCACCGGCGACGTCCTCGACGACGCCCAGCAGGCCGCGTTCGAGCGCTACATCAACCGCGGTGGCGGATACGTCGGCATCCACGCCGCGGCGGACACCGAGTACGACTGGCCCTGGTACGGCGAACTGGTCGGCGCCTACTTCAAGGGCCACCCGCCGGTCCAGCCGGCGACGCTCCACGTGGAGGACCACGACCACCCCTCCACCGCGCACCTGGACGCCACCGAGACCAAGACCGACGAGTGGTACGCCTACCGGACCAACCCCCGCGACTCCGTGCACGTCCTCGCCACGCTCGACGAGGACTCCTACGACCACGGCGGCGGGAACAACGCGATGGGCGGCGACCACCCCATCTCCTGGTGTCAGGAGCATGACGGCGGTCGGGCCTGGTACACCGGCCTCGGCCACACCAAGGAGGCCTGGGCGGACCGCGACTTCACCGCCTCCGTGCTCGGCGGCATCCTCACCACCGCCGGCCGGCTCCCGGCCGACTGCTCCTCCACCGTGCCGGACAACTTCGACCAGGTCGCCCTCGCCCGCGGCGGAGACGTCCTCGGCGAGGCCATGTCGCTGGCCGTGCTGCCCGACGGCGGCGTGCTGACCACCGCGCGCGACGGGCACGTCTACTACACCCGCGAGGCCGGCATCACCACCACCGCGGCCACCATCGACGTGTACACCCACGACGAGGAGGGCCTCCAGGGCATCCAGGTCGACCCGGACTTCGCCCGCAACCGCTGGGTCTACCTCTACTACGCCCCGCCGCTGGACACCCCCGCCGGCGACGCCCCCGGCAGCGGCACCGCCGAGGACTTCGCCGCGTTCGCCGGCTACAACCAGCTCTCCCGGGTCAAGTTCGACCCCGCCAGCGGAACCCTCGACATGTCCACCGAGCAGCGGATCCTGCGCGTGGACACCGACCGCGGCCTGTGCTGCCACGTCGGCGGCGACATCGAGTTCGACGCCGCCGGCAACCTCTACCTGTCCACCGGCGACGACACCAACCCCTTCGAGTCCGAGGGCTACAGCCCGCTCGACGACCGGCCCGGCCGCAACCCCGGCTACGACGCCCGCCGCACCTCCGGCAACACCGACGACCTGCGCGGCAAGGTCCTGCGCATCAAGGTGCGCCCGGACGGCAGCTACACCGTGCCCGACGGCAACCTCTTCCCGCCCGGCACCCCCGGCACCCGCCCGGAGATCTACGCCATGGGCTTCCGCAACCCCTTCCGGATCTCCGTCGACGACGCCACCGGCACCGTGTGGGTCGGCGACTACGGCCCGGACGCCGACCGGCCCGGCGAGCGCGGCCCGGCCGGACAGGTCGAGTTCGCCCGGGTGACCGAGCCCGGCAACTACGGCTGGCCGTTCTGCACCGGAACCAACACCGAGGCCGAGACCTACGCCGACTACGACTTCGCCACAGGCGAGGTCGGCCCCCGGTTCGACTGCGCCGGCGGCCCGGTCAACGACTCCGCCCACAACACCGGCCTGCGCGACCTGCCGCCCGCCCAGCCCGCCTGGATCGCCTACGACGACTGCTCGGTGCCGGAGTTCGGCTGCGGCAGCGAGTCCCCGGCGGCCGGCCCGGTCTACGACTACGACCGCCGGCTGAAGTCCGACACCAAGTTCCCCGAGCACTACGACGGCCAGGTGTTCCTCTACGAGTACGGCCGCCGCTGGATCAAGCCCACCGAGGTCGAGCGCGACGGCTCGCCCGGCACCATCGGCTCCCTGCCCTGGTCCGGCACCCAGCCGATCGACATGACCTTCGGCCCCGACGGCTCGCTGTACGTCCTCGACTACGGCACCACCTGGTTCGCCGGCGACGACAACACCGCCCTGTACCGCATCGACTTCACCGGCGGCGCGCACGCGCCCGTCCCGAAGGTCACCGCCGACGTCGGCCACGGGCAGGCGCCGCTGACCGTGCACCTGTCCGCCGAGGGCACCACCGACCCCGACGGCGACACCGACCTCGACTACGGCTGGGACCTCGACGCCGACGGCACCGTGGACGCCACCGGGACCGAGACCACCCACACCTTCACCGACAACGGCGTGCACCGCCCGCGGCTGGTCGTCACCGACCCCAGCGGCCGCAGCGCCGCCGCCACCACCACCATCATCATCGGCAACACCGCGCCGACCATCGAGTTCACCACTCCCACCGCCGGCCAGTTCCTCAACTTCGGCGAGACGGTGCACTACCAGCTCACCGTCAGCGACGCCGAGGACGCCGCCATCGACTGCTCCCGGGTGAAGGTGACCTTCGCGCTCGGCCACGACAGCCACACCCACAACCTCAACGAGGCGTCCGGCTGCTCCGGCACCATCACCACCGGATCCGCCGAGGGCCACGACACCTCGCAGAACGTCTTCGGCCTGCTCATCGCCAGCTACACCGACGCCGGCGGCGGCGAGGGCATCCCCTCCCTCACCGGCACCGGGACGGTCGTGCTCCCCAACAAGCACAAGCAGGCCGAGTACGCCAGCCGGATCTCCGGCGGCACCACCGCCCAGCGCGCCGGAGCCGAGGGCGGCTACGCCGTCACCGGCCTGGAGCCGGGGGACTGGATCTCCTACGACCCGATGGACTTCGCCGGCATCGACACCTTCTCGCTGCGGGCCTCCACCGCGGTGGAGGGCGGCAGCGTCGAGGTCCGCGCCGGTGCCCCGGACGGCCCGCTGGTCGCCGGACCGATCACGCTCCCGGCCACCGGGGCCGGCTCCTGGGCCGACACCGCGCCGGCCCCGGTCACCGACACCGGTGGCGAGGCCACGGTGTTCCTGGTGTACCAGGGCCCGCCCGGATCCTCCGCCGAGTTCGACGCCATCACGGTGACCGGCCGGGGCGCCGCCACCGGATGA
- a CDS encoding YigZ family protein, protein MDRYLTIARDLESETEVRGSRFLCALARVGDEEAARAFIRARRKEHWNATHNCTAYVLGEWSDVQRSSDDGEPAGTAGLPMLEVLRRRGVTDTVAVVTRYFGGTKLGAGGLIRAYGEAVSTALDAAGLLERRPVALYAVQAGHAEAGRLESDLRGAGWRVREVTWGAAVRIEVAVPAERAEAFTTWLGELTQGAVRAEAAGRTHVEVPAE, encoded by the coding sequence GTGGACCGCTACCTGACCATCGCCCGCGACCTCGAATCGGAGACCGAGGTCCGCGGGTCGCGCTTCCTGTGCGCGCTGGCGAGGGTCGGCGACGAGGAGGCGGCCCGCGCCTTCATCCGGGCCCGCCGCAAGGAGCACTGGAACGCCACGCACAACTGCACGGCGTACGTCCTCGGGGAGTGGAGCGACGTCCAGCGCTCCAGCGACGACGGGGAACCGGCCGGCACCGCCGGCCTGCCGATGCTGGAGGTGCTGCGCCGCAGGGGCGTCACCGACACCGTGGCCGTCGTCACCCGCTACTTCGGCGGCACCAAACTCGGCGCCGGCGGCCTGATCCGGGCCTACGGCGAGGCCGTCTCCACCGCGCTGGACGCCGCCGGCCTGCTGGAGCGCAGGCCGGTGGCGCTGTACGCGGTGCAGGCCGGGCACGCCGAGGCCGGCCGGCTGGAGAGCGACCTGCGCGGCGCCGGCTGGCGGGTGCGCGAGGTGACCTGGGGGGCCGCCGTGCGCATCGAGGTGGCCGTGCCGGCCGAGCGCGCGGAGGCGTTCACCACCTGGCTCGGCGAGCTCACCCAGGGCGCCGTGCGCGCCGAGGCGGCCGGTCGCACCCACGTCGAGGTGCCCGCCGAGTAG